In one Paraburkholderia azotifigens genomic region, the following are encoded:
- a CDS encoding glycoside hydrolase family 31 protein encodes MATLKNRPRFSVSEPGAVQAGAGQAGAGQAGKPVVLCAADGARIELFVLADDIIRVLVLPKGEVRGPRTWAIAPGLDDVPLEGRDRRDLTGFEAAAFSATSDAERLVVETAKVRLTVALDGGFCSWEIARDGAWHHVMNDRKTQAYNFGWWDERVYHYVERQRGEMYVGLGERAGALDRANHSYEMRNIDAMGYSARNTDPLYKHIPFYVTWQPQTSMGFGLFYDTLADCRFDMGRELDNYHGHYRHFVAGHGDLDYYFIASADTPLHAVRRFTWLTGRPALMPKWGLGYSGSTMSYTDAPDAQRRMGEFIERCREHDVLCDSFHLSSGYTSIGPKRYVFNWNHEKFPDIEGFVHGYLREGVRLCPNIKPCLLQDHPAFDEAAKAGLLIQSRDGEPTWVQFWDEVGAYLDFTNPKTIDWWKARVKDSLLRYGMASTWNDNNEFEIWTPDAIAQGFGEPFPAQQAKVLQTQLMMRASRDAQREHAPQTRPFLVSRSGGVGMHRYVQTWSGDNYTSWETLRYNLKMGLGLAMSGVSNSGHDIGGFSGPAPEPELLLRWVAFGIFLPRFSIHSWNDDGTVNEPWMYPEATSTIAGLIKLRYRLIPYLYELLWQSHRSYEPVLRPMFAEFPNDPRCLVDGDDMMLGSSLLVAPVVEKGQREREVWLPAGARWASYWSGEVFDGGQGITQPVPFEQPVMLLREGSVIPLNIAEQHFAQPADERAFMAVPFEGTGTAQGGCVEDDGETEAWRDGAQGRWNVAIASDANTLRISIEREGQMPFDQSEVQLSVPASDTRAATCTNGAVTGDTVVNGWRRLTLRLAN; translated from the coding sequence ATGGCTACGCTGAAGAATCGACCGCGTTTTTCGGTCTCCGAACCTGGCGCCGTGCAAGCGGGCGCAGGACAAGCGGGCGCAGGACAAGCGGGCAAACCGGTCGTGCTGTGCGCCGCCGACGGCGCCCGGATCGAACTGTTCGTGCTTGCCGACGACATCATCCGCGTGCTCGTGCTGCCGAAGGGCGAAGTGCGCGGGCCGCGCACGTGGGCAATCGCGCCCGGTCTGGACGACGTGCCGCTCGAAGGCCGTGACCGGCGCGACCTGACCGGGTTCGAAGCGGCCGCGTTCAGCGCAACCAGCGACGCGGAGCGGCTCGTCGTCGAAACGGCGAAGGTGCGCCTGACGGTCGCGCTCGACGGCGGCTTCTGTTCGTGGGAGATCGCGCGCGACGGCGCGTGGCATCACGTGATGAACGACCGCAAGACGCAGGCGTACAACTTCGGCTGGTGGGACGAGCGCGTCTATCACTATGTCGAGCGGCAGCGCGGCGAAATGTACGTAGGTCTCGGCGAGCGCGCGGGCGCGCTGGATCGCGCGAACCATAGCTACGAAATGCGCAACATCGACGCGATGGGCTACAGCGCGCGTAACACGGACCCGCTCTACAAGCACATCCCGTTCTACGTGACGTGGCAGCCGCAGACCTCGATGGGCTTTGGTCTCTTCTACGACACGCTCGCCGATTGCCGTTTCGACATGGGCCGCGAGCTGGACAACTATCACGGCCACTACCGGCATTTCGTCGCCGGGCATGGCGATCTCGACTACTACTTCATCGCGTCGGCGGATACGCCGCTGCACGCCGTGCGCCGCTTCACGTGGCTCACGGGCCGGCCCGCGCTGATGCCGAAGTGGGGCCTCGGCTATTCCGGCTCGACGATGAGCTACACCGACGCGCCCGACGCGCAGCGCCGCATGGGCGAATTCATCGAGCGTTGCCGCGAGCATGACGTGTTGTGCGATTCGTTCCATCTGTCGTCGGGCTATACGTCGATCGGACCGAAGCGTTACGTGTTCAACTGGAATCACGAAAAATTCCCGGACATCGAAGGGTTCGTGCACGGCTATCTGCGCGAGGGCGTGCGCCTGTGCCCGAACATCAAGCCATGTCTGCTGCAGGATCACCCCGCGTTCGACGAAGCTGCGAAAGCGGGGCTGCTGATCCAGTCGCGCGACGGCGAGCCGACGTGGGTGCAGTTCTGGGACGAAGTCGGCGCGTATCTGGACTTCACGAATCCAAAGACCATCGACTGGTGGAAAGCACGTGTAAAGGACAGCCTGCTGCGCTATGGCATGGCGTCGACGTGGAACGACAACAACGAGTTCGAAATCTGGACACCCGACGCGATCGCGCAAGGCTTCGGCGAACCGTTCCCCGCGCAGCAGGCGAAGGTGCTGCAAACGCAGCTGATGATGCGCGCCTCACGCGACGCGCAACGCGAGCATGCGCCGCAGACGAGGCCGTTCCTCGTGTCGCGTTCGGGCGGCGTCGGCATGCATCGCTATGTGCAGACGTGGTCGGGCGACAATTACACGTCGTGGGAAACGCTGCGCTACAACCTGAAAATGGGCCTCGGGCTCGCGATGTCGGGTGTGTCGAACAGCGGCCACGACATCGGCGGATTTTCGGGTCCGGCGCCCGAGCCGGAACTGCTGTTGCGCTGGGTCGCGTTCGGCATTTTCCTGCCGCGTTTCAGCATCCATTCGTGGAACGACGACGGCACTGTCAACGAACCGTGGATGTATCCCGAAGCGACCAGCACGATCGCGGGCCTCATCAAGCTGCGTTACCGGCTGATTCCGTATCTGTATGAACTGCTATGGCAATCGCATCGCTCGTACGAGCCGGTGCTGCGCCCCATGTTCGCGGAGTTTCCGAACGATCCGCGTTGCCTCGTCGACGGCGACGACATGATGCTCGGTTCGTCGCTGCTCGTGGCGCCCGTCGTCGAGAAGGGGCAGCGCGAGCGCGAGGTCTGGCTGCCGGCTGGCGCGCGCTGGGCGTCGTACTGGAGCGGCGAAGTGTTCGACGGCGGACAGGGCATCACGCAACCCGTGCCGTTCGAACAGCCCGTCATGCTGCTGCGCGAGGGCAGCGTGATTCCGCTGAACATCGCCGAGCAGCACTTCGCGCAACCAGCCGACGAACGCGCGTTCATGGCCGTGCCGTTCGAGGGCACGGGGACCGCGCAAGGCGGCTGCGTCGAAGACGACGGCGAAACGGAAGCCTGGCGCGACGGCGCGCAAGGGCGCTGGAACGTCGCGATCGCCAGCGACGCGAACACGCTGCGCATTTCGATCGAACGCGAAGGGCAGATGCCGTTCGACCAAAGCGAAGTGCAGCTCAGCGTGCCCGCGTCCGACACGCGCGCGGCGACATGCACGAACGGCGCAGTCACGGGCGATACGGTCGTGAACGGCTGGCGCCGTCTCACGCTGCGTCTCGCGAACTGA
- a CDS encoding MFS transporter has translation MKTIIGLRWWIIALVCLGTIVNYLSRNALGVMAPELKTLLHMNTQQYSYVVGAFQIGYTIMQPICGLVIDLIGLRLGFALFACLWSATGMLHGLASGWLSLAALRGLMGLSEAVAIPAGMKVVAEWFPNREKSVAVGYFNAGTSLGSLFAPPLVVFLSLRYGWQSAFAVTGAMGFVWAALWYVFYRSPADHKRIGEKERTTIMEGQTPTVASTQDKRRIREVLGTRRFWAIAQARFFAEPAWQTFSFWIPLYLATERHMDLKQIALFAWLPFLAADLGGLFGGYLSPFLMKRLRVPLIWSRIAGVVLGAFMMIGPACIGLVASPYEAIALFCVGGFAHQMISALVNTLAADVFEPGEVGTAAGFAGMAAWIGGLGFSLMVGALADKIGYTPLFGALGAFDLIGATLLVILMRGVTRDARLQRAGRGAGSAA, from the coding sequence TTGAAAACAATCATTGGCCTGCGCTGGTGGATCATCGCGCTCGTGTGCCTCGGGACGATCGTGAACTACCTGTCGCGCAACGCGCTCGGCGTCATGGCGCCGGAGCTGAAGACGCTGCTGCACATGAATACGCAGCAGTATTCGTATGTCGTCGGCGCGTTTCAGATCGGCTACACGATCATGCAGCCCATCTGCGGGCTGGTGATCGACCTGATCGGTCTGCGTCTCGGCTTCGCGCTGTTCGCGTGCCTGTGGTCGGCGACGGGCATGCTGCACGGTCTGGCAAGCGGCTGGCTGTCGCTCGCGGCGCTGCGGGGGCTGATGGGCTTGTCGGAGGCGGTCGCGATTCCCGCCGGCATGAAAGTGGTCGCCGAATGGTTTCCGAACCGTGAGAAGTCGGTCGCCGTCGGCTATTTCAACGCGGGCACGTCGCTCGGTTCGCTGTTCGCGCCGCCGCTAGTCGTGTTTCTGTCGTTGCGCTACGGCTGGCAGAGCGCGTTCGCAGTGACGGGCGCGATGGGTTTCGTGTGGGCGGCGCTCTGGTACGTGTTCTATCGCTCACCCGCCGATCACAAACGCATCGGCGAGAAAGAGCGCACGACCATCATGGAAGGGCAGACGCCGACCGTCGCCTCTACGCAGGACAAGCGCCGCATCCGCGAAGTGCTCGGCACGCGCCGTTTCTGGGCGATCGCGCAGGCGCGCTTTTTCGCCGAGCCGGCCTGGCAGACCTTCAGCTTCTGGATTCCTCTCTATCTCGCCACCGAGCGTCATATGGATCTGAAGCAGATCGCGCTGTTCGCATGGCTGCCGTTCCTTGCCGCGGACCTCGGCGGCCTGTTCGGCGGTTATCTGTCGCCGTTTTTGATGAAGCGGCTGCGCGTGCCGCTGATCTGGTCGCGCATCGCGGGCGTCGTGCTGGGCGCATTCATGATGATCGGACCGGCGTGCATCGGCCTGGTCGCGTCGCCGTACGAAGCCATCGCGCTCTTCTGCGTCGGCGGTTTTGCGCACCAGATGATCTCCGCGCTCGTCAATACGCTCGCCGCCGACGTCTTCGAGCCAGGCGAGGTCGGCACGGCAGCCGGTTTTGCGGGCATGGCGGCGTGGATCGGCGGACTCGGCTTTTCGCTGATGGTGGGCGCGCTCGCCGACAAGATCGGCTACACGCCGCTGTTCGGCGCGCTCGGCGCGTTCGACCTGATCGGCGCGACGCTGCTCGTCATCCTCATGCGCGGCGTGACGCGCGATGCCCGTCTGCAACGCGCCGGAAGAGGCGCGGGCAGCGCGGCCTGA